The Phosphitispora fastidiosa DNA segment ACCAAGAAACAGGTTGAACATGTAGCTCTACTGGGCAGGCTGGAATTATCAGATGCTGAAAAGGAAACCTATGCGACCCAGCTGAGCGAGATTCTGGAGTATTTTGAGGCTTTAAATAAACTTGATACAGAGAATATTCCGCCTACAGCCCATGTTCTTCCCCTTAAAAATGTTTTCAGGGAGGACAAGGTGTTTGAGCACCTCGATAATGAAAAAGGCCTGGCAAATGCGCCGGCAAAGGAAGGAAACAGTTTTAAGGTGCCCCGGATTCTATAAAAGCAAGGCAGGAGGGATGCAAGTTGCAGTTCAATGCACTAACCGCACATGAACTTCATGATAAATTAGCCAATAAAGAGATCAGCTCAGTAGAGCTTACTCAGGCTGTTTTTAAGAGGATTGATGAAGTTGAAGAAAAGGTAAGGACTTTGGTTACCCAGACCAGGGACAAAGCCCTGGGGAAAGCCGCTGAAGTTGATGCCAAAATTGGCCGTGGCGAGGTAATCGGCCCATTGGAAGGAATTCCGGTGGTCATCAAAGACAACATGTGTACAGAAGGTATTTTAACCACATGTTCTTCGAAAATGCTCCATAATTTTGTGCCTCCATATGATGCGACTGTTGTCGAAAAATTAAAAGAGGCCGGCGCAATCATAATCGGGAAATCTAACATGGATGAGTTTGCCATGGGTTCCTCAACCGAAAACTCAAGGTTTTTTGCCACCCGCAACCCTTGGGATACAGACCGGGTTCCTGGAGGCTCCAGCGGCGGCAGTGCAGCAGCGGTTGCTGCAGATGAGACCATCTACTCCCTGGGTTCAGATACCGGCGGTTCTATCAGGCAGCCGGCCTCCTTCTGTGGTGTGGTGGGACTTAAGCCCACTTATGGCGCTGTCTCCAGATATGGGTTGATAGCTTTTGCCTCTTCTCTGGACCAGATTGGCCCCTTTGCCAAAGATGTCAGGGATTGTGCCCGGGTATTTGGTACAATTGCCGGACACGACTCTAAGGATTCCACTTCAGCGGAATTTGCCGTACCTGATTACACTTCATTCCTTACCGGTGATGTAAAGGGTTTGAGAGTAGGTATTCCCAAAGAGTACTTTGTTGAAGGTACAGACTCCGGAGTTAAGGAACTGATAAATAATGCCATCAAAAAATTCGAAGAGCTCGGCGCTGTCTGTGAGGAGACCTCACTGCCGCATTCCGAATATGCACTGCCGGTATATTATATCATTGCTCCGGCAGAAGCCAGTTCAAACCTGGCCAGGTATGACGGAGTCAGGTATGGTTACCGGGATGAGTCAGCTGAAGATATTGTGACCATGTTTATGCGGACCAGAAGTGAGGGGTTCGGAACTGAGGTCAAGCGAAGGATTATGCTTGGTACATATGCTCTCAGTTCGGGGTATTATGATGCTTATTACCTCAAAGCGCTGAAAGTGAGGACTCTTATTAAGCAAGACTTTGACAGGGCCTTTGCAAACTTTGATATTCTGATTTCACCTACCGCCCCGACACCGGCATTTAAATTCGGTGAAAAATCAGATGACCCGATGCAGATGTACTTGTCTGACGTATTTACGATTTCCGTGAACCTGGCAGGTATTCCCGGGATAACAATTCCGTGCGGCTTTGTGAACGGGCTTCCTGTAGGGCTGCAGCTCATGGGCAGACCTTTCGGTGAAGGCACCTTATTCAGGGCGGCTTATGCCTTTGAGCAGAATACCGGGTTTCATTTAAGCAGACCTAAACTTTGATTAAGCCTGAATAAAAGATTCCGAGAGACTAATGAGGTGAAGTTATATGGCGACACAGTATGAGATAGTTATCGGCCTGGAGGTTCATTCTGAACTCAAGACAGCTTCAAAGATTTTCTGCTGTTCTTCAACTGAATTCGGAGGGGATCCTAACACACATATCTGTCCTGTTTGTCTGGGACTGCCGGGTGTCCTGCCGGTTACCAATAAAAAGGTTGTTGAATTTGGCATCAAGGCAGGGCTGGCCTTGAATTGCACCATAGCTGAGTACAGCAAATTTGACAGGAAAAACTATTACTATCCGGACCTGCCCAAGAACTATCAAATTTCCCAGTATGACCTGCCCATAGCCGAACATGGGTATCTTGATATTACTGTTGATGGGCAGCAGAAGAGAATTGGTATTACCAGGGTCCATATGGAAGAGGATGCCGGTAAACTGGTCCATGAGGGTGAGACTATGGCTGCATCACGTTATTCACTGGTGGACTATAACAGGACGGGTGTTCCTCTTGTAGAGATTGTTTCTGAGCCAGAAATCAGTTCACCGGAGGAAGCCAGGCTCTATCTGGAGAAAATGAAGGCAATCCTGCAGTATACCGAAGTTTCTGACTGCAAGATGGAAGAAGGGTCCCTAAGGTGTGATGCCAACATCTCGGTCAGACCGGTAGGACAAAAAGAGTTTGGGACAAGGACTGAACTAAAGAACATGAATTCCTTCCGGGCGCTCCAGAAGGCCCTGGAATACGAAGCTGAACGGCAGATTGAAGTGCTTGAGGACGGGGGCAGAGTAATCCAGGAAACAAGAACCTGGGACGAGGCCAGGGGAATTACTCTCTCAATGCGCAGTAAAGAAGAAGCCCATGATTACAGGTATTTTCCCGATCCGGACCTGGTTCCCATGGTGATTTCCCCACAATGGATCGAAGAAATCAGGCAGACACTTCCGGAACTGCCGGATGCCCGCAAAGAGAGATATGCCAGAGATTATGCCTTACCTCTGTATGATGCGGAAGTGATTACGGGCTCTAAGGAACTGTCCGACTACTTTGATGAGGGACTGAAATACACCGCTAATGCCAAGGCCCTGAGCAATTGGGTGATGGGTGAATTGCTGAAATATATCAACACCTCCGGAATGAGTGTGGCCGATTTTGATTTCCCCATACCGCCTGCTAACCTTGCCGAACTGATTGAACTTATTGACAGTGGTGATATCAGCGGAAAGATAGCCAAGGATGTATTTGCAGGCATGCAGGAAAAGGGGGAACGGCCTTCAGTGATAATTGAGGCCAGAGGCTTGAAGCAGATTAGTGATGCAGGCGCCATTGCGGCTGTTATAGATGAGGTTATTGCCAAGAACCCACAGTCGGTAGAAGATTTTAGAAACGGAAAAGACAAGGCCATTGGTTTCCTGGTAGGTCAGGTAATGAAGGCAACCAAAGGCCAGGCAAATCCGGGTGTGGTTAATCAACTGCTTAGGGATAAAATGTAGTAATAGGGTGGCTTGTGTTGCTCTCCCCTTTCTTGCCGAACTGGGAAAAAGAGCATTCACACTGCCCTTTTTTTTCTTTGCAAAGGAAGTCACATTGATGACAAAAGGACTCGCTGGAATAATTTTTGGTGGCCGGACAGCGGTCAACGCCAAACCTGACAAAAGTACTCCGCATTCAGAACCTTACCTCCTTATACCTTTTGGTAACATTATTATACAGTTAGATGAATTTTATGCCCGCTCTTTTGCCACCGCCTGAAGGCGGTTTTACTTTTTTCTTCCTTCTAATTCCCCAAAAAACCTGTTCTGCATATAATGTATTGAATTTCAGGTTAAGAGTAGAGAGGAGGAAATTGTGTGGAAAAGATTCGTTCCGCTCTTGACAAGCATCGGAACAAGCTGCTGGCAATGAAAAATGTGGTAGGAGTGGGAGTCGGATATAAGGAAACTGTTCGCGCCTCAACGGGTGAGCCTAAGCAGGGTATTGTAGTCCTGGTAAGGCATAAGTTCCCCGAAAATGAGCTTGAGGCTCAGCACATTGTACCCAAAGATATTGATGGGGTTGTTACAGATGTAATTGAGGTTGGTGATATCCGTCTTCTGGGCGCTATTGACCGCACCAAAAGAGGCGGTCCGGCCCAGCCGGGAATGAGCATCGGCCATTACAAAATTACTGCCGGCACTTTTGGCGCTGTTGTTAAAGATCGGAAAACAAGAGAACTGCTGATACTTTCCAATAACCATGTTTTGGCCAATTCAAGTAACGGCAGGGATAACCGGGCTAAGATCGGAGACCCGATACTTCTCCCCGGGCCCCATGACGGAGGGCTGATGGATAAGGACTTGATTGGCCGGCTGCATCGGTTTCAGCCGGTAGATAAGACGCTTAACCAATCGTCTTGCCCTAAGGCCGCGGCTGCTGAGTTCTGGGCAAATGTGGCATGCCGGTTTATGGCGCCGCATTATGTAGTCAAGTTTTTGCGCGAATCAAGTACCGGGAATACTATAGATGCTGCATTAGCTAAACCGGAAAACCCGAAAAAGCTTAATGCTGAGCTTCTAGAGATAGGCAAAATAACAGGTGTGGCGGAAGCTGAACCCGGTATGACTATCATAAAAAGCGGTCGCACAACAGGAGTAACCAAGGGGACAGTAAAGGTTGTCAATGCAACTGTATCAGTTGAAATGGGAGACGGTACAGAGGCGGAGTTTCACGACCAGATACTGGCCAGTGAGATGTCACAGGGAGGAGACAGCGGCGCATTGGGAGTTGATGATAAGCGCCGGGCGGTTGGACTTTTGTTCGCCGGCTCAGATAAAGTGACAGTATTTAACAAAATACAAAATGTGATGGATAAAATGGATATAACTTTTTAAGAAATTGTATATATTGGTTCCTGGCAAAAGGGGCCAATTTTTTTATTTAAAAGAGTGACTCGGCATAAAATGCTGATGCGGCAGATTTTTTACTTCTCAATTAATGCCTTTCATGGTAAAATATTAACAAATGGCTCTCTTAAAAAAGGACCAATACATAAAATTATGGGCTGCAGCTAAACAGACAGCGAAAGAAGAGGTGGAAACATGTGGCGGAGCAGAATATCAGGATAGTTGATACGACACTGCGCGATGGAGAACAAACTGCCGGTGTGGTATTTGCAAACAAGGAAAAAATAAGAATAGCCAAGTTTCTGGATGAAATCGGGGTCCACCAGATTGAAGCCGGGGTACCGGTAATGGGCGGGGATGAAAAAAAGGTTATCACGGATATCGCCAAACTCGGTCTTAAGGCAAGCATTATGGGCTGGAACAGGGCGGTCATTTCAGATATTGAGCACAGTATAGACTGCGGTGTAGATGCAGTGGCAATATCGATTTCGACATCAGACATACATATCCAGCATAAACTTCAGACAACTCGGGAGCGGGTCCTGGAAAATATGATCCAGGCAACAAAGTTTGCAAAAAAGGCAGGGCTGTATATTTCGGTTAACGCTGAAGATGCTTCCCGGACCGACATGGATTTTCTGATT contains these protein-coding regions:
- the gatC gene encoding Asp-tRNA(Asn)/Glu-tRNA(Gln) amidotransferase subunit GatC, with the translated sequence MLTKKQVEHVALLGRLELSDAEKETYATQLSEILEYFEALNKLDTENIPPTAHVLPLKNVFREDKVFEHLDNEKGLANAPAKEGNSFKVPRIL
- the gatA gene encoding Asp-tRNA(Asn)/Glu-tRNA(Gln) amidotransferase subunit GatA, whose product is MQFNALTAHELHDKLANKEISSVELTQAVFKRIDEVEEKVRTLVTQTRDKALGKAAEVDAKIGRGEVIGPLEGIPVVIKDNMCTEGILTTCSSKMLHNFVPPYDATVVEKLKEAGAIIIGKSNMDEFAMGSSTENSRFFATRNPWDTDRVPGGSSGGSAAAVAADETIYSLGSDTGGSIRQPASFCGVVGLKPTYGAVSRYGLIAFASSLDQIGPFAKDVRDCARVFGTIAGHDSKDSTSAEFAVPDYTSFLTGDVKGLRVGIPKEYFVEGTDSGVKELINNAIKKFEELGAVCEETSLPHSEYALPVYYIIAPAEASSNLARYDGVRYGYRDESAEDIVTMFMRTRSEGFGTEVKRRIMLGTYALSSGYYDAYYLKALKVRTLIKQDFDRAFANFDILISPTAPTPAFKFGEKSDDPMQMYLSDVFTISVNLAGIPGITIPCGFVNGLPVGLQLMGRPFGEGTLFRAAYAFEQNTGFHLSRPKL
- the gatB gene encoding Asp-tRNA(Asn)/Glu-tRNA(Gln) amidotransferase subunit GatB; this translates as MATQYEIVIGLEVHSELKTASKIFCCSSTEFGGDPNTHICPVCLGLPGVLPVTNKKVVEFGIKAGLALNCTIAEYSKFDRKNYYYPDLPKNYQISQYDLPIAEHGYLDITVDGQQKRIGITRVHMEEDAGKLVHEGETMAASRYSLVDYNRTGVPLVEIVSEPEISSPEEARLYLEKMKAILQYTEVSDCKMEEGSLRCDANISVRPVGQKEFGTRTELKNMNSFRALQKALEYEAERQIEVLEDGGRVIQETRTWDEARGITLSMRSKEEAHDYRYFPDPDLVPMVISPQWIEEIRQTLPELPDARKERYARDYALPLYDAEVITGSKELSDYFDEGLKYTANAKALSNWVMGELLKYINTSGMSVADFDFPIPPANLAELIELIDSGDISGKIAKDVFAGMQEKGERPSVIIEARGLKQISDAGAIAAVIDEVIAKNPQSVEDFRNGKDKAIGFLVGQVMKATKGQANPGVVNQLLRDKM
- a CDS encoding S1 family peptidase; its protein translation is MEKIRSALDKHRNKLLAMKNVVGVGVGYKETVRASTGEPKQGIVVLVRHKFPENELEAQHIVPKDIDGVVTDVIEVGDIRLLGAIDRTKRGGPAQPGMSIGHYKITAGTFGAVVKDRKTRELLILSNNHVLANSSNGRDNRAKIGDPILLPGPHDGGLMDKDLIGRLHRFQPVDKTLNQSSCPKAAAAEFWANVACRFMAPHYVVKFLRESSTGNTIDAALAKPENPKKLNAELLEIGKITGVAEAEPGMTIIKSGRTTGVTKGTVKVVNATVSVEMGDGTEAEFHDQILASEMSQGGDSGALGVDDKRRAVGLLFAGSDKVTVFNKIQNVMDKMDITF